One genomic segment of Mesoterricola silvestris includes these proteins:
- the polA gene encoding DNA polymerase I, with protein sequence MSEDRLYLIDAFALIFRAYYGNLRMKNGAALTMARMLLALVAQHKPTHIAAVFDRPEPTFRHEIYPEYKANRAEMPEDLRPQVPLIRDLIRALNIPIVELAGFEADDVMGTLARQACAAGLPSVIVSPDKDLLQLVSDEGRIQVLNNRDGEVWIDRAGVKERFGVWPEQVVDVLSLMGDASDNVKGVEGIGEKGARDLVEQFGNLDAIVAHRAELKRKAHREGLEAALPRLELVRRLVTVVTDLELPVTLEDLAYKGVDQAQARAAFKALGFEQLTKEFTEVGSAAAPSAARAYRAAATRADLVEAVARCREAGLFGLDTETTSIDPTRGHIVGLSLAWKPNEGLYVPLAHLRPGSEDTAGSLPGLLPDSGLPEGLLDLRGEPGAFFRELAPYLDPRNIPFDEAREVLGPLFLDAAVGKAGQNLKYDLQVLKRHGMPVRGLAEDSMVLSFLVDSRLRHNLDDLSSRHLDLRPIPFEAVVGKGKAAKRFDEAEFEKAVQYAAEDADLALQLCGKLQPLLPPDLRRLYAQVDLPLVEALADLELEGVRLDVDVLEHLAKAMRVTRDGAADRAFELAGEAFNLNSPAQLGRILYEKLNLPVLKRTDKTKAPATDEDVLTELAQREDGEIARVLLRHRQMQKLLSTYVEALPAMVSPVTGRLHTRLHQAAVATGRLASSDPNLQNIPVRTEDGRAIRGAFVPREGWVFLDADYSQIELRVVAALAGDPVLLGAFGRGEDIHRRTASEVLGVDMEAVTGEQRSAAKAVNFGLLYGQGAYALSASLGISFKEAKAFIERYFERMPKVAEWIEATKARAVEEGLVRTLWGRVRRIPDLQSPNQGLKAQALREAVNTVVQGTAADLMRRAMVRLHRSLEAGGFQSRLLLQVHDELLVEAPPAEAEAVAALLKDAMEGADDLGPLGVKLAAEVRRGNSWLECK encoded by the coding sequence ATGTCCGAAGACCGCCTCTACCTGATCGACGCCTTCGCCCTGATCTTCCGTGCGTACTACGGCAACCTCCGCATGAAGAACGGCGCGGCCCTCACCATGGCCCGCATGCTCCTGGCCCTGGTGGCCCAGCACAAGCCCACCCACATCGCCGCCGTGTTCGACCGGCCCGAACCCACCTTCCGCCACGAGATCTACCCCGAGTACAAGGCCAACCGGGCCGAGATGCCCGAGGACCTGCGGCCCCAGGTGCCGCTCATCCGGGACCTCATCCGCGCCCTGAACATCCCCATCGTGGAGCTCGCGGGCTTCGAGGCCGACGACGTCATGGGCACCCTGGCCCGCCAGGCCTGCGCCGCGGGGCTGCCGTCGGTGATCGTGAGCCCGGACAAGGACCTCCTCCAGCTGGTTTCCGACGAGGGCCGGATCCAGGTGCTCAACAACCGCGACGGCGAGGTGTGGATCGACCGCGCCGGGGTGAAGGAGCGCTTCGGCGTGTGGCCCGAGCAGGTGGTGGACGTGCTGTCCCTCATGGGCGACGCCTCCGACAACGTCAAGGGCGTGGAGGGCATCGGGGAGAAGGGCGCCCGGGACCTGGTGGAGCAGTTCGGGAACCTGGACGCCATCGTGGCCCACCGCGCCGAGCTCAAGCGCAAGGCCCACCGGGAGGGCCTGGAGGCCGCCCTGCCCCGCCTGGAGCTGGTGCGCCGCCTGGTCACGGTGGTCACGGACCTGGAGCTGCCCGTGACCCTGGAGGACCTGGCCTACAAGGGCGTGGACCAGGCCCAGGCCCGGGCCGCCTTCAAGGCCCTGGGCTTCGAGCAGCTCACCAAGGAGTTCACGGAGGTGGGCAGCGCCGCGGCGCCGTCGGCGGCCCGGGCCTACCGGGCCGCGGCCACCCGGGCCGACCTGGTGGAGGCCGTGGCCCGGTGCCGGGAAGCCGGCCTTTTCGGGCTGGACACCGAGACGACCTCCATCGACCCCACCCGGGGCCACATCGTGGGCCTGAGCCTGGCCTGGAAGCCCAACGAGGGGCTGTACGTGCCCCTGGCCCACCTGCGGCCCGGCTCCGAGGACACGGCGGGGTCCCTGCCGGGGCTCCTGCCGGATTCCGGCCTCCCCGAAGGCCTCCTGGACCTGCGGGGCGAGCCCGGGGCCTTCTTCCGGGAACTGGCCCCCTACCTGGATCCCCGCAACATCCCCTTCGACGAGGCCCGGGAGGTGCTGGGGCCCCTGTTCCTGGACGCGGCGGTGGGCAAGGCCGGCCAGAACCTGAAGTACGACCTCCAGGTGCTCAAGCGCCACGGCATGCCCGTGCGGGGCCTGGCGGAGGACAGCATGGTGCTGAGCTTCCTGGTGGACTCCCGCCTGCGCCACAACCTGGACGACCTCTCCTCCCGCCACCTGGACCTGCGGCCCATCCCCTTCGAGGCGGTGGTGGGCAAGGGCAAGGCCGCCAAGCGCTTCGACGAGGCGGAATTCGAGAAGGCGGTGCAGTACGCCGCGGAGGACGCGGACCTGGCCCTGCAGCTCTGCGGCAAGCTCCAGCCGCTGCTCCCCCCCGACCTGCGCAGGCTCTACGCCCAGGTGGACCTGCCCCTGGTGGAGGCCCTGGCGGACCTGGAACTGGAAGGGGTGCGCCTGGATGTGGACGTCCTGGAGCACCTGGCCAAGGCCATGCGGGTGACCCGCGACGGCGCCGCGGACCGCGCCTTCGAGCTCGCGGGGGAGGCCTTCAACCTCAACAGCCCGGCCCAGCTGGGCAGGATCCTCTACGAGAAGCTGAACCTGCCCGTCCTCAAGCGCACCGACAAGACCAAGGCCCCGGCCACGGACGAGGACGTGCTCACGGAGCTGGCCCAGCGCGAGGACGGGGAGATCGCCCGGGTCCTCCTGCGCCACCGGCAGATGCAGAAGCTCCTCAGCACCTACGTGGAGGCCCTTCCCGCCATGGTCAGCCCGGTGACGGGCCGGCTCCACACGCGGCTCCACCAGGCCGCGGTGGCCACGGGGCGCCTGGCCTCCTCCGACCCCAACCTCCAGAACATCCCCGTGCGCACCGAGGACGGCCGGGCCATCCGCGGGGCCTTCGTGCCCCGGGAGGGCTGGGTTTTCCTGGACGCCGACTACAGCCAGATCGAACTGCGGGTGGTGGCCGCGCTGGCCGGGGACCCGGTCCTCCTGGGCGCCTTCGGCCGGGGCGAGGACATCCACCGGCGCACGGCCTCCGAGGTGCTGGGCGTGGACATGGAAGCCGTCACCGGGGAGCAGCGCAGCGCCGCCAAGGCCGTGAACTTCGGCCTCCTCTACGGCCAGGGCGCCTACGCCCTGTCGGCGAGCCTGGGCATCAGCTTCAAGGAGGCCAAGGCCTTCATCGAACGGTACTTCGAGCGCATGCCCAAGGTCGCGGAGTGGATCGAGGCCACCAAGGCCCGGGCCGTGGAGGAGGGCCTGGTGCGCACCCTGTGGGGCCGCGTGCGGCGCATCCCGGACCTGCAGTCCCCCAACCAGGGCCTCAAGGCCCAGGCGCTTCGGGAGGCCGTGAACACCGTCGTGCAGGGCACCGCCGCCGACCTCATGCGCCGGGCCATGGTGCGCCTGCACCGGTCCCTGGAGGCCGGGGGGTTCCAGTCCCGGCTCCTGCTGCAGGTGCACGACGAACTCCTGGTGGAGGCCCCCCCGGCGGAAGCCGAGGCCGTCGCGGCCCTCCTCAAGGACGCCATGGAGGGCGCCGACGATCTGGGGCCCCTGGGCGTCAAGCTCGCCGCCGAGGTGCGGCGGGGGAACAGTTGGCTGGAGTGCAAGTGA
- a CDS encoding iron-containing alcohol dehydrogenase produces MQNFTFHNPTRILFGAGQIGSLRREVPQGARVLLTYGGGSIKANGVYDQVRKALEGFELLEFGGIEPNPTFEHLMKGVELARAEQADFLLAVGGGSVIDGTKFMAAAIPWHGNEWDIVSRHMAPRAALPMGTVLTLPATGSESNCFAVVTRAATQDKIAFSSPLIFPRFSILDPETTYTLSPRQIANGVVDAFVHTVEQYLTYPADAPLQDRFAEAILRTLIEEGPRTLADPTDYAARSNVMWCATMALNGLIGAGVPQDWATHTIGHELTALHGLDHAQTLAIVLPNLLWVQRTDKREKLVQYATRVWDCQDGNEAVRLEKGIIATRTFFEAMGNPTHLNAYAVGEDRFGEIVDRLQARKSLPLGERKDITSEKVLEILALAR; encoded by the coding sequence ATGCAGAACTTCACGTTCCACAATCCCACCCGCATCCTCTTCGGGGCCGGCCAGATCGGCTCCCTGCGCCGGGAAGTGCCCCAGGGCGCCCGGGTCCTCCTCACCTACGGGGGCGGCAGCATCAAGGCCAACGGGGTCTACGACCAGGTGCGCAAGGCCCTGGAGGGCTTCGAGCTGCTGGAGTTCGGCGGCATCGAGCCCAACCCCACCTTCGAGCACCTCATGAAGGGCGTGGAGCTGGCCCGGGCGGAACAGGCGGATTTCCTGCTGGCCGTGGGCGGCGGCTCCGTCATCGATGGGACCAAGTTCATGGCCGCGGCCATTCCCTGGCACGGCAACGAGTGGGACATCGTCAGCCGGCACATGGCGCCCCGCGCGGCCCTGCCCATGGGCACCGTGCTGACCCTCCCGGCCACCGGCAGCGAATCCAACTGCTTCGCCGTGGTCACCCGGGCCGCCACCCAGGACAAGATCGCCTTCTCCTCCCCCCTGATCTTCCCCCGGTTCTCCATCCTGGACCCGGAGACCACCTACACCCTCTCCCCGCGCCAGATCGCCAACGGGGTGGTGGACGCCTTCGTGCACACGGTGGAGCAGTACCTCACGTACCCCGCCGACGCCCCGCTCCAGGACCGCTTCGCCGAAGCCATCCTGCGCACCCTCATCGAGGAGGGCCCCCGGACCTTGGCGGACCCCACGGACTACGCGGCCCGCTCCAACGTGATGTGGTGCGCCACCATGGCGCTCAACGGCCTCATCGGCGCGGGGGTGCCCCAGGACTGGGCCACCCATACCATCGGGCACGAGCTCACGGCCCTCCACGGCCTGGACCACGCCCAGACCCTGGCCATCGTCCTGCCCAACCTCCTGTGGGTCCAGCGCACCGACAAGCGGGAAAAGCTCGTGCAGTACGCCACCCGGGTCTGGGACTGCCAGGACGGCAACGAGGCCGTCCGCCTGGAGAAGGGCATCATCGCCACCCGCACCTTCTTCGAGGCCATGGGCAACCCGACCCACCTCAACGCCTATGCCGTGGGGGAGGACCGGTTCGGGGAGATCGTCGATCGCCTGCAGGCTCGCAAGTCCCTCCCCCTGGGCGAGCGCAAGGACATCACCAGCGAGAAGGTCCTGGAGATCCTGGCCCTGGCGCGATAG
- a CDS encoding ligand-binding sensor domain-containing diguanylate cyclase — MPLLGAPAASRRVPPGVFSFQSFGVEEGLTNLGVYGFAQDAEGYLWAGTEDGLYRYDGHRFQLWGQSLKSSVIWEIAASPTGGLWVGTDDGIFRLEGRELRPEEGLPRQRAAFLALGPDGKALAAQGNVLYGRDAKGPMEPVRNFPEPILAGWASRDLKSLLLMTETRLWRRLKGQWTALELPPTFHGTGGKLLQDRSGRIFLRDRKSLWRGDAWGAPWVDLSTNLPSNAYNTYAPAEDSAGRIWVGTSKGLVCFDGDSAWTLGESKGLPGGWASLAFLDREGNLWVTSEGIHKLKGRSLWTNFGPHQGLPSPSVWDIGHSVDGRVFACTDSGVAVLKGETWTVLPGTEGRTLLSGGGNGRDALWFGGSGKNEAFNTVFRLDLKTNRVEKISIKPCKTSNLILTITSAPEGGAYLGSRTDGVFQVSREKGGWKTEPLPFPNRQAEERVNALRKAQDGGLWAAGEHGLFFLENRTWTRVGREQGLLGTNCASLARDPRGHMWVSYLDAKGISRLDRVNGAWRVVESRTQPEALFKDSILSMGFDPKGVLWLGTSGGMKRWDGKALDVFNKSDGLISQDPMANGLAIEPDGGLWQGFANGISYFQPRTYQGPPPPPVAKIQDITDLQGEHPVDEVNPRIPYAARTLSFHFSGLSFLNESRMVHEVRLVGLENEWRETRVYEARYPALPAGSYRFEVRSRFAEGQPGPVAGFSFQILPPWWGTWWFRTLSALAAGGLVLLGFRRRTAHLHRRNAALEAMVATRTRALESSKRDLEKANLALEEASLVDPLTGLHNRRFLDLSLPSDALQAQRAFREHLDAGADPLLHKEDILLFLLDIDHFKTVNDTHGHLAGDQVLKQLSGILRANTRATDSLVRWGGEEFLLVARRTRRAGASAIANGLLEAIRAYTFVLSGGVEFQKTWSIGFTPLPVHPRFPEMADWQQALKLADQCLYAAKNTGRDRWVGALMPPEADAAPLEGMKTWDLDWAASKGLMDITSSEPGFRWPE; from the coding sequence ATGCCCCTCCTCGGCGCACCCGCCGCCAGCCGCAGGGTCCCGCCGGGAGTCTTCTCGTTCCAGAGCTTCGGCGTGGAGGAGGGCCTGACCAACCTGGGGGTCTACGGGTTCGCCCAGGATGCCGAAGGGTACCTGTGGGCCGGCACCGAGGATGGCCTCTACCGCTACGACGGGCACCGCTTCCAGCTGTGGGGGCAGAGCCTGAAATCCAGCGTGATCTGGGAGATCGCCGCCTCCCCCACCGGAGGCCTGTGGGTCGGCACCGACGACGGCATCTTCCGCCTGGAAGGCCGGGAGCTGAGGCCCGAGGAGGGCCTGCCCCGCCAGCGCGCGGCCTTCCTGGCCCTGGGCCCCGACGGGAAGGCCCTGGCCGCCCAGGGCAACGTCCTCTACGGCCGCGACGCCAAGGGGCCCATGGAGCCGGTCCGGAACTTCCCCGAGCCCATCCTGGCGGGGTGGGCCTCCCGCGACCTGAAGTCCCTCCTCCTCATGACCGAGACGCGGCTCTGGCGCCGCCTCAAGGGCCAATGGACGGCCCTGGAACTGCCGCCCACCTTCCACGGCACCGGGGGCAAGCTCCTCCAGGACCGGTCGGGGCGGATCTTCCTGCGGGACCGCAAGAGCCTCTGGCGCGGGGACGCCTGGGGCGCCCCCTGGGTGGACCTCTCCACCAATCTGCCCAGCAACGCCTACAACACCTATGCCCCCGCCGAGGACAGCGCGGGCCGGATCTGGGTGGGCACCTCCAAGGGGCTGGTGTGCTTCGACGGGGATTCGGCCTGGACCCTGGGCGAATCCAAGGGCCTGCCCGGAGGCTGGGCCTCCCTGGCCTTCCTGGACCGGGAGGGCAACCTCTGGGTGACCAGCGAAGGGATCCACAAGCTCAAGGGCCGGTCCCTCTGGACGAACTTCGGCCCCCACCAGGGCCTGCCGTCCCCCTCGGTCTGGGACATCGGCCACAGCGTCGACGGGCGGGTCTTCGCGTGCACCGACAGCGGCGTGGCGGTCCTCAAGGGAGAGACCTGGACGGTGCTGCCGGGCACCGAGGGCCGCACCCTCCTGTCCGGGGGCGGCAATGGGCGCGACGCCCTCTGGTTCGGAGGCTCCGGCAAGAACGAGGCCTTCAATACCGTCTTCCGCCTGGACCTGAAGACGAACCGCGTGGAGAAGATCTCCATCAAGCCCTGCAAGACCAGCAACCTGATCCTCACCATCACCAGCGCCCCGGAGGGCGGGGCCTACCTGGGCTCGCGCACCGACGGCGTCTTCCAGGTCTCCCGGGAGAAGGGGGGCTGGAAGACGGAGCCCCTGCCCTTCCCGAACCGCCAGGCCGAAGAGCGCGTGAACGCCCTCCGCAAGGCCCAGGACGGGGGCCTCTGGGCCGCCGGGGAGCACGGGCTCTTCTTCCTGGAGAACCGCACCTGGACGCGGGTGGGCCGGGAGCAGGGCCTGCTGGGCACCAACTGCGCCAGCCTGGCCCGGGATCCCAGGGGCCACATGTGGGTGTCGTACCTGGACGCCAAGGGCATCAGCCGCCTGGACCGGGTGAACGGGGCCTGGAGGGTCGTGGAATCCCGCACCCAGCCCGAAGCCCTGTTCAAGGACAGCATCCTGAGCATGGGCTTCGACCCCAAGGGCGTCCTCTGGCTGGGCACCAGCGGCGGCATGAAGCGCTGGGACGGCAAGGCCCTGGACGTCTTCAACAAGAGCGACGGCCTCATCAGCCAGGATCCCATGGCCAACGGCCTCGCCATCGAGCCCGACGGGGGCCTCTGGCAGGGCTTCGCCAACGGGATCTCGTACTTCCAGCCCCGCACCTACCAGGGCCCGCCCCCGCCCCCCGTGGCCAAGATCCAGGACATCACGGATCTGCAGGGCGAACATCCCGTGGACGAAGTGAATCCGCGCATCCCCTACGCCGCGCGTACCCTCTCCTTCCACTTCTCGGGCCTGTCCTTCCTGAACGAGAGCCGCATGGTCCACGAGGTGCGCCTGGTGGGCCTCGAGAACGAATGGCGCGAGACCCGGGTCTACGAGGCCCGCTACCCGGCCCTGCCCGCGGGCTCGTACCGCTTCGAGGTGCGCAGCCGGTTCGCGGAGGGCCAGCCCGGGCCGGTGGCGGGGTTCTCCTTCCAGATCCTTCCCCCCTGGTGGGGCACCTGGTGGTTCCGGACCCTTTCGGCCCTGGCCGCCGGGGGCCTGGTGCTGCTGGGCTTCCGCCGGCGCACCGCCCACCTCCACCGCCGCAACGCCGCCCTGGAGGCCATGGTGGCCACCCGCACCCGGGCCCTGGAATCCTCCAAGCGGGACCTGGAAAAGGCCAACCTGGCCCTGGAGGAAGCCTCCCTGGTGGACCCCCTCACGGGCCTCCACAATCGGCGCTTCCTGGACCTCTCCCTGCCCTCCGACGCGCTCCAGGCCCAGCGGGCCTTCCGGGAGCACCTGGACGCCGGCGCCGACCCCCTGCTCCACAAGGAGGACATCCTCCTGTTCCTGCTGGACATCGACCACTTCAAGACCGTCAACGACACCCACGGCCACTTGGCCGGAGACCAGGTGCTCAAGCAGCTTTCCGGGATCCTCAGGGCCAACACCCGCGCCACGGATTCCCTGGTGCGCTGGGGCGGCGAGGAATTCCTCCTGGTGGCCCGCCGCACCCGGCGCGCCGGCGCCTCCGCCATCGCCAACGGCCTCCTGGAGGCCATCCGCGCCTACACCTTCGTGCTCAGCGGCGGCGTGGAATTCCAGAAGACCTGGTCCATCGGCTTCACCCCCCTCCCCGTCCACCCCCGCTTCCCCGAAATGGCCGACTGGCAGCAGGCCCTCAAGCTTGCCGACCAGTGCCTCTACGCCGCCAAGAACACCGGCCGCGACCGCTGGGTGGGCGCCCTCATGCCCCCCGAAGCCGACGCGGCGCCCCTGGAGGGCATGAAGACCTGGGACCTGGACTGGGCCGCATCCAAGGGCCTCATGGACATCACCAGCTCGGAGCCGGGCTTCCGCTGGCCGGAGTGA
- a CDS encoding pseudouridine synthase, producing the protein MATPPRKDPRKRVSARKPGGPARTGAKAPSRAGAKAAPRTASRTAARPDFRNEVNPAQWPDEVPAPRTPDRPSSRSNERTAQKAGERPVRRTSERPAPKTGERKTSRPGGPAKPRTGAKPRPAVKPKTVQSGERLQKILAAAGVDSRRACEQIILEGRVQVNGVTVTELGSRADARRDEITVDLQPIARESLVYILLNKPKGYVTSVKDDQGRPTVMALIHGVDARVYPVGRLDFNSEGLLLLTNDGALAQRLMAPEFHVPKVYLVKVHRMPRPETLDEFREGFRLDGRRLKPCGIEIAEKADNPWLRVTLIEGKNQQIRKMFAAVGHPVSKLRRVQFGPLDDPALKPGEWRFLNPQELAAIKAL; encoded by the coding sequence ATGGCCACCCCCCCCCGCAAGGACCCCAGGAAGCGTGTGAGCGCCAGGAAACCGGGAGGTCCGGCCCGTACGGGCGCCAAGGCCCCGTCCCGCGCCGGTGCGAAGGCCGCGCCCCGGACCGCTTCGAGGACGGCCGCGAGGCCCGATTTCCGGAACGAGGTGAATCCGGCCCAATGGCCGGACGAGGTCCCGGCCCCCCGCACCCCGGACAGGCCCTCCTCCCGGTCAAACGAACGAACGGCTCAAAAGGCTGGCGAGCGCCCCGTCCGTAGGACGAGTGAACGGCCCGCCCCCAAGACGGGCGAGCGAAAGACCTCCCGTCCGGGCGGCCCCGCCAAGCCCCGCACCGGCGCCAAGCCCCGCCCGGCCGTCAAGCCCAAGACCGTCCAATCCGGCGAACGCCTTCAGAAGATCCTCGCCGCGGCGGGGGTGGATTCCCGGCGGGCCTGCGAGCAGATCATCCTGGAGGGGCGCGTGCAGGTGAACGGGGTCACGGTCACGGAACTGGGCTCCCGGGCCGATGCCCGCCGGGACGAGATCACCGTGGACCTGCAGCCCATCGCCCGGGAGAGCCTCGTCTACATCCTCCTGAACAAGCCCAAGGGCTACGTCACCAGCGTCAAGGACGACCAGGGCCGGCCCACGGTCATGGCGCTCATCCACGGCGTGGATGCCCGGGTGTACCCCGTCGGGCGCCTGGATTTCAATTCCGAGGGCCTGCTCCTGCTCACCAACGACGGGGCCCTGGCCCAGCGCCTCATGGCGCCGGAATTCCACGTGCCCAAGGTCTACCTGGTGAAGGTCCACCGCATGCCCCGGCCGGAGACCCTGGACGAATTCCGGGAAGGCTTCCGCCTGGACGGACGCCGCCTGAAGCCCTGCGGCATCGAGATCGCCGAGAAGGCGGACAATCCCTGGTTGCGGGTCACCCTCATCGAAGGCAAGAACCAGCAGATCCGCAAGATGTTCGCCGCGGTGGGCCACCCCGTTTCCAAGCTGCGCCGGGTCCAGTTCGGGCCCCTGGATGATCCCGCGCTGAAGCCGGGGGAGTGGAGGTTCCTGAATCCCCAGGAGCTGGCCGCGATCAAGGCCCTCTAG